The genomic DNA GCGCCACGCCACCGTCTTCGCCCTGTCCTCGCGCTTCGAGGGCCTGCCCATGGTCCTCCTGGAGGCCCTGGCGCTGGGCTGCCCCATCGTCAGCACGGACTGCCCCTCCGGCCCGGCCGAGGCGCTGGATGGGGGGCGGGCGGGGCTGCTCGTCCCGGTGGACGCGCCCCAGGCCCTGGCGGACGCGCTGATGAAGGTGGTGTCGGACCCGACGCTCCAAGCGGAGCTGGCCTCCCGGGCGCGCCAGCGGGCCGAGGAGCTTTCCGCCGAGCGGGCCCTCAAGACCTGGGATTCCCTGCTGGCCTCCGTGTGAACTCCCAGGCACCCGGGTGGAATGGGGCGGGGGCGCGACGTGGGACGGACGACGCGGAATGTCAGGAATCCCTTGCGGGGTTGAAGAGGGTTCAACAGGATTCGCCCATCATGACGACGAGCAACGAGACGCAGGCCCGCAACTTCCTCCAGGAGATTGTCGCGGAGGACAAGCAGGCCGGGAAGTACGGCGGCCGGGTGCACACCCGCTTCCCGCCCGAGCCCAATGGCTACCTCCATATCGGTCACGCGAAGGCCATCTGCATCAACTTCGGCCTGGCGCAGCAGTATGGCGGCAAGTGCAACCTGCGCCTCGACGACACCAACCCGCTCACCGAGGACACCGACTACGTCGAGTCCATCCAGCGGGACGTGCGGTGGCTCGGCTTCGACTGGGACGACCGCAAGTTCTTCGCGTCCGACTACTTCGAGAAGCTCTACGCCTACGCCGAGCAGCTCATCCGTCAGGGCCAGGCCTACGTGTGCAGCCTGACCGCGGAGGAGATCAGCGAGTGGCGCGGCGACTTCACCACGCCGGGGCGTGACAGCCCGTATCGCAACCGCACGGTGGAGGAGAATCTGGACCTCTTCCGCCGCATGCGCGCGGGCGAGTTCCCGGACGGCAAGCACACCCTGCGTGCGAAGATCGACATGGCGTCGCCCAACCCGGTGCTGCGCGACCCGCCCATCTACCGCATCCGTCACGCGCACCACCACCGCACCGGCGATGCGTGGTGCATCTACCCGCTCTACGACTTCGCGCACTGCCTGTCGGACTCCATCGAGGGCATCACCCACTCCATCTGCACGCTGGAGTTCGAGAACCGGCGCCCGCTCTACGATTGGATTGTCGACGCGCTGATCAAGGGCGACCGCCCGCACCAGTACGAGTTCGCGCGGCTCAAGCTCACCTACACGGTGATGAGCAAGCGCAAGCTGCTCCAGATGGTGGGCGACAAGAGCGTGTCCGGCTGGGATGACCCGCGCATGCTGACCATCAGCGGCCTGCGTCGCCGGGGCTTCACGCCCGAGTCGCTGCGCGACTTCGCCACGCGCATCGGCGTGAGCAAGACGGACAGCTGGATCGACATGGGCGTGCTCGAGCTGAGCATCCGTGAGGACCTCAATGAGCGCGCCCCGCGCGCCATGGCCGTGCTGCGCCCGCTCAAGGTGGTGGTGACGAACTACCCCGAGGGCCAGACGGAGCTGCTGGAGGTCGCCAACCACCCGCAGAAGCCGGAGCTGGGCACGCGGCAGGTCCCGTTCTCGCGCGAGCTGTTCATCGAGGCGGATGACTTCCAGGAGGTCCCGCAGAAGGGCTTCTTCCGGCTGGCGCCGGGCAAGGAGGTGCGCCTGCGCTCGGCGTACTTCATCAAGTGCGAGGAGGTCATCAAGGACGCCGCGGGCAACGTGACGGAGCTGCGCTGCACCTATGACCCGGCCACGCGCGGCGGTGACTCGCCGGATGGTCGCAAGGTGAAGGGCACGCTGCACTGGGTGCCGGGCAACGCGCCCACCGCCGAGGTTCGCCTGTACGATCGGCTCTTCTCCGTGGAGCACCCGGACAAGGACAAGGACCGCGACTTCAAGGAGTTCCTCAACCCGAACAGCCTCGAGGTCATCACCTCGGCGCGCGTCGAGCCGATGCTGGCGCAGGCCGCGCCGGAGTCGCGCTTCCAGTTCGAGCGCCTGGG from Myxococcaceae bacterium JPH2 includes the following:
- a CDS encoding glutamine--tRNA ligase/YqeY domain fusion protein, which produces MTTSNETQARNFLQEIVAEDKQAGKYGGRVHTRFPPEPNGYLHIGHAKAICINFGLAQQYGGKCNLRLDDTNPLTEDTDYVESIQRDVRWLGFDWDDRKFFASDYFEKLYAYAEQLIRQGQAYVCSLTAEEISEWRGDFTTPGRDSPYRNRTVEENLDLFRRMRAGEFPDGKHTLRAKIDMASPNPVLRDPPIYRIRHAHHHRTGDAWCIYPLYDFAHCLSDSIEGITHSICTLEFENRRPLYDWIVDALIKGDRPHQYEFARLKLTYTVMSKRKLLQMVGDKSVSGWDDPRMLTISGLRRRGFTPESLRDFATRIGVSKTDSWIDMGVLELSIREDLNERAPRAMAVLRPLKVVVTNYPEGQTELLEVANHPQKPELGTRQVPFSRELFIEADDFQEVPQKGFFRLAPGKEVRLRSAYFIKCEEVIKDAAGNVTELRCTYDPATRGGDSPDGRKVKGTLHWVPGNAPTAEVRLYDRLFSVEHPDKDKDRDFKEFLNPNSLEVITSARVEPMLAQAAPESRFQFERLGYFYADPKDSTAGRPVFNRTVTLKDSWTKEQAKGK